From Anabrus simplex isolate iqAnaSimp1 chromosome 11, ASM4041472v1, whole genome shotgun sequence, a single genomic window includes:
- the LOC136883428 gene encoding uncharacterized protein yields the protein MASPAGIPVVKTKRSSYRQRRLGPAPFASFEDLSDDLDSPEEKPPANKPLPGIREDVRMAADGTLMSPGSAASSSVVTALQTPSTPRIDISRASSSSHHDSNNSRDSSPERELFAGETGPTAPDGTKLGLGFKEEGAADLRSSTEELDFHEEPGTVTEREAQRRRERQLKKKQQQAAATIFKYELEAQSEKEAKERKDSACSAISDVGLLSISGRTSRLSSVGSAASGGSVASAASHLSGVSHISGTSHLSVMSGASGVSGVSSGRSPSPHKMLLETSFCGSKPILTQSVDLESPVSTGTNKHETESLEKVLLSRQLDPTLAVIGGGENRPRRLHDHRGSTKSERRWEMPKQKDEDTKSMQDHRLRRKEVERILPISGILSPEERDLLASREEQLMEEVRRQLHEKKMEHVSRAAAAERQREEQQREPQKPVTLNLSQSGKAPKPAQTFPQVVQRDSGKQETRPLTPKVSAESAVSSTPRSLSGTPSASPKLSRHAILKKTEDSAGSRTPSPSSASRKSSFASIFKRSDGPGSVLSPESPTIPAGKRKSGSFTTILKEASEGFRERSRSRSKSRERVSGTGMTVAPSQVEAPKVDAKGKKDSKNKSVFSSLFKKKERKKGTKHADDALSPVDLSSPESKLSAIDPIGNVEFTFNSGNVTEDSQFIPLRDDYDRVDTSIPNGDATEAMGDSLESANKLPRSRVDTSQPITDGPRASGDISKSVSSIPKITGETLKAKVREIPLYREPKAEESQLPSESVMLPTLSHEPVPVEEQDEGVSLTSMKERPSSIVLKEEIIDRMISTVVKVSSTSNLPVAETTTLTVSADAVSTTTTASANEEIDHQSSESERDSEVEYMRAKAGALPVLKKEVVEEEDDHERKGLVLQQDSFEDELPYVPTTLPQERSVAVPIVPIKQRVAEVRTCPIERPRSTTPINPSLLEEYVQCNSSSSTEESGSGSSREQAVEKMRILLPREDSIGSKAKSPRRVTGTAKSWFEFAEQGLQSPREFRRTSTSVSSPSPPPPPLPPRAQPTPPPPQTPPPPKPTSWINFEEIPEKRKPPRRIQTIPSRGTLDIPESVMQQQQQQQDKPVVYSYVNPEDCKCECHEAGTGRQQGSGEQQETVAVVENGSPPSCHEGHESTGGSKLEVDNSADRHSYMSDSSYEYPNPYSADSVDYSEGLKPMKPFGMDLDVSSNRSSIISQVRLLLLAEKLKVMYQDIHRKIETLKQKRERNKYYQESTKGQEQSPHLFQIDRISHCSREPLTSSLMFPSIIRRTGINIR from the exons GTGAGACGGGGCCTACAGCGCCAGATGGAACGAAACTGGGCCTAGGTTTCAAGGAAGAGGGCGCTGCGGATCTTCGCTCCAGCACTGAAGAGCTCGACTTTCACGAGGAACCGGGCACAGTAACGGAGCGGGAGGCGCAGAGACGACGAGAACGTCAGCTGAAGAAGAAACAGCAACAGGCTGCAGCCACCATCTTCAAGTACGAGTTGGAGGCGCAGAGCGAGAAGGAGGCCAAGGAGAGGAAGGATTCTGCATGCAGCGCCATCAGCGATGTGGGACTACTCTCCATCAGCGGCAGGACGAGCCGTCTCTCATCTGTGGGCTCAGCCGCTTCGGGAGGCTCAGTGGCTTCTGCAGCCTCTCATCTCTCAGGAGTGTCCCATATATCGGGCACATCTCACCTCTCGGTGATGTCGGGAGCTTCTGGTGTGTCTGGAGTTTCGAGTGGACGCTCCCCATCCCCGCACAAGATGTTGTTGGAAACATCCTTTTGTGGTAGTAAACCTATTTTGACCCAGAGTGTTGACTTAGAATCTCCAGTATCAACGGGGACCAATAAACATGAAACTGAATCCTTGGAGAAAGTCTTACTATCAAGACAGTTAGATCCTACTTTGGCTGTTATTGGGGGTGGGGAAAATAGGCCAAGGAGACTTCACGATCATCGTGGTTCAACTAAGAGTGAGAGACGCTGGGAAATGCCTAAGCAAAAAGACGAAGACACTAAAAGTATGCAAGATCACAGACTACGGAGAAAAGAAGTGGAGAGGATACTTCCTATTTCAGGAATATTAAGTCCTGAGGAACGTGACCTATTAGCATCTAGAGAGGAACAACTGATGGAAGAAGTTCGAAGACAACTCCATGAAAAGAAAATGGAACACGTATCAAGGGCAGCGGCAGCAGAACGGCAGAGGGAGGAGCAACAACGAGAACCTCAGAAACCTGTAACTCTGAACTTATCACAATCTGGCAAAGCACCAAAACCTGCTCAAACCTTCCCCCAAGTAGTACAAAGAGATTCTGGCAAACAAGAAACTCGTCCCCTTACACCGAAAGTTTCTGCTGAATCTGCAGTCTCTTCCACTCCCAGATCACTTTCTGGTACTCCTTCAGCATCCCCCAAACTCTCAAGACATGCAATTCTTAAGAAGACTGAGGATTCTGCTGGTTCAAGAACACCATCTCCTTCTTCTGCTTCAAGAAAGAGTTCGTTCGCGAGTATTTTCAAAAGGAGTGACGGCCCAGGTTCTGTCTTGAGTCCAGAGTCGCCAACAATACCTGCTGGTAAGCGGAAATCTGGGAGTTTCACCACAATTCTTAAAGAAGCCAGTGAAGGTTTCCGTGAAAGAAGTCGCTCTCGAAGTAAAAGCAGAGAGCGAGTGTCTGGGACTGGTATGACTGTAGCACCATCACAAGTAGAGGCTCCGAAGGTGGATGCTAAGGGCAAGAAAGATAGCAAAAATAAAAGTGTATTTTCTTCACTGTTTAAGAAGAAAGAGCGAAAGAAAGGGACCAAACATGCTGATGATGCCTTGTCACCTGTTGATCTGTCGTCACCTGAATCTAAGTTATCGGCGATTGATCCTATTGGGAATGTAGAATTTACTTTCAATTCGGGAAATGTAACTGAAGATTCTCAGTTTATTCCACTTAGGGATGATTATGACCGTGTTGATACCTCAATACCCAATGGTGATGCTACAGAAGCCATGGGTGATTCATTAGAAAGTGCAAATAAACTTCCTAGATCCAGGGTTGATACCTCACAGCCTATCACTGATGGCCCTAGAGCCAGTGGTGATATCTCAAAATCTGTTAGTTCTATTCCGAAAATCACCGGAGAAACCTTGAAGGCCAAAGTTCGTGAGATACCCCTTTATCGGGAACCAAAAGCCGAGGAGAGTCAGTTACCTTCAGAATCAGTCATGTTACCTACATTGTCACATGAACCTGTTCCTGTCGAGGAACAGGATGAGGGTGTATCATTAACATCTATGAAGGAAAGACCTTCCTCGATTGTTCTTAAAGAAGAAATTATTGATAGAATGATATCTACTGTTGTAAAAGTATCATCTACAAGTAACTTGCCAGTTGCTGAGACAACTACTCTCACTGTGAGTGCGGATGCTGTTAGTACGACAACTACTGCATCAGCTAACGAAGAGATAGATCACCAATCATCAGAGTCGGAGCGGGACTCTGAGGTGGAGTACATGCGAGCGAAGGCTGGAGCGCTTCCTGTGTTGAAGAAAGAGGTTGTGGAGGAAGAAGATGACCACGAACGAAAAGGATTAGTGCTGCAGCAAGATTCCTTTGAAGATGAGCTGCCTTACGTGCCAACAACTCTGCCACAGGAGCGGTCGGTGGCTGTGCCCATAGTTCCCATCAAGCAGAGGGTAGCAGAAGTTCGCACTTGCCCCATTGAAAGACCGAGAAGCACAACGCCTATCAACCCATCCCTCCTCGAAGAATATGTTCaatgtaatagtagtagtagcaccGAAGAAAGTGGATCAGGTAGCAGTAGGGAGCAAGCCGTGGAGAAAATGCGGATCCTGCTTCCTAGAGAGGATTCTATTGGTAGCAAGGCTAAGAGCCCTCGAAGAGTAACAGGCACTGCCAAGTCGTGGTTTGAGTTTGCGGAACAAGGTCTACAAAGTCCTCGAGAGTTCCGACGGACGTCGACATCGGTTTCTTCGCCGTCCCCGCCACCACCCCCGCTTCCTCCAAGGGCACAGCCGACGCCCCCACCCCCTCAGACGCCTCCACCACCCAAGCCGACCTCTTGGATCAACTTCGAAGAGATCCCAGAGAAACGGAAACCTCCGAGGAGGATTCAGACCATCCCGTCTCGAGGTACTCTGGATATCCCGGAATCTGtgatgcagcagcagcagcagcagcaagataAACCAGTGGTGTACAGTTACGTGAATCCCGAAGACTGTAAGTGCGAGTGTCACGAGGCTGGGACAGGGAGACAACAGGGTAGTGGGGAGCAACAAGAGACTGTCGCTGTGGTAGAGAACGGGAGTCCTCCGAGCTGCCACGAGGGGCATGAGTCAACAGGAGGATCCAAGTTGGAGGTGGATAACTCAGCTGACAGACACTCTTACATGAG CGATTCTTCCTACGAGTACCCCAACCCTTACTCAGCTGACAGTGTGGACTACTCGGAGGGTCTGAAGCCCATGAAACCATTCGGCATGGACCTAGATGTGTCTAGCAATCGGAGTAGCATCATCTCTCAGGTGAGGTTATTACTATTAGCAGAAAAGCTGAAAGTAATGTATCAAGATATACATAGAAAGAtagaaacacttaaacagaaaagggAAAGAAACAAATATTACCAAGAAAGTACAAAAGGACAGGAACAGTCCCCACATCTTTTTCAAATAGATAGAATCTCTCATTGTTCTCGTGAGCCCCTTACAAGTTCACTTATGTTTCCCAGCATCATCAGAAGAACAGGCATCAACATTCGTTGA